The genomic window ACAACGGTCTGCCTTTATCGGCCGACAGCAAACGCAAATTGATGTTGCTGCAATTGAGTCTGAGTATTAGTGACGCCAAAGACCGCGAAGAATATACGCGCCTGGCGAGCGCCATGTCGGGTGACTACGGCAAAGCCAAATACTGCCGCACACCTGGCGACGCCAGCTCTTGCCTGGATCTGGGACAGATGGAAGCCATCATGGCAACCAGCCGCGATCCGGCTGTGCTGAAAGATGTTTGGGTGGGCTGGCATCAGCAATCGCTCAAGTATAAAGACAGCTATGCCCAATTCGTGACCTTATCCAATAAGGGCGCTAAAGAAATGGGCTTTGCCGATACTGGGTCCATGTGGCGCGCTCAGTACGATATGCCGCCAGCGGCTTTCGCCGCCGAATCCGAACGTTTGTGGTTGCAGGTCAAGCCTTTGTATGACTCGCTGCATATGTATGTGCGCTTAAAGCTGCGCCAGACATACGGTAAAGACGTGGTACCAAAAGAGGGCGCAATCCCGGCGCATCTGTTTGGCAATATGTGGAGCCAGTCCTGGGAAAATCTGTACCCGCTGGTCAAGCCGCAAGGGCAGAATGCCTCGCTCGATGTAGGTGCAGTGCTGAAAGCAAAAAACATCGATGCTAAGGCGATGACGCAACTCGGCGAGGGTTTTTATACCTCCCTGGGAATGGAAAAATTGCCCGCCAGTTTCTGGGAAAAATCCATGCTGACCAAGCCGCGCGACCGCGAAGTGGTGTGTCATGCATCGGCTTGGGATCTGGATAATCTGACCGATGTGCGTATCAAAATGTGCATCACGCCGACCACCGAAGATTTCCTGACTATCCATCATGAGTTGGGTCATATCTACTACGATCTGGCGTATCGCAAGCAGCCGTTTTTGTTTAAGGGCGGCGCCAATGGCGGTTTCCATGAAGCGATCGGTGACACCGTGGCTTTGTCGGTAACACCGGCTTACCTGAATAAGCTGGGCTTACTCAATGAAGTACCGGATGCCTCACAAGATATCGGCGTCTTACTCAATCGCGCGCTGGAAAAAGTGGCGTTCTTGCCTTTCGGTTATCTGGTTGATCAGTGGCGCTGGAAAGTCTATTCGGGGGAAGCCAAACCGCAAGACTATGATAAAGTCTGGTGGGAATTGCGTGAGAAATATCAGGGCGTAAAGCGTCCGGCTCCGCTGGAAGTGAATGGCTTTGATGCCGGTGCCAAGTATCATGTGCCGGCCAATTCAGCCTATGCCCAATATTTTATTGCGCATATTTTGCAGTTCCAATTGCATCGCGCCCTGTGTCGTGAGGCCGGTTATGTCGGCCCTTTAAATCGCTGCTCTATCTTCGAAAACAAAAAGGCAGGTGAGAAATATCAAGCCATGCTGAGCATGGGCGCGAGCCGCCCTTGGAATGAGGCGCTCAAGGCCGTCACCGGCGAAGAGCAGATGGACGCTACCGCGATTCTCGACTACTTTGCACCTCTGAAAGTCTGGCTGGATGCACAAAATGCGCTGCTGAGTAAAGAGTAAAAGCCAACGAGTAAAAGCAAGCGAGTAAAAGCAAGCCGGCACTAAGTCGTGCAGACGTGCTGTAGTGGTTTCATTAGGTTTATTTGGTTTTTTTTAAGTGGGCATGCCTGTCGCGCATATTCCATGCGGGTTTCAAGCCAGACTTGCCTGTAAGCCGCATGAGATATGCGTCGTGGGCCTGCCCACTTTTTATTTTGTGTAGGGTTGCGGCTAGTCGTGCCCAGGCTGCCGCGCAGCTAAATATAGTCTGGGCTTGTCCTTTATCGGCTTCTGGCTATATCCTGTTAGCTCTGAATTACTCATCGCTGGAGTTCTTATGTGGCCCTATCCCAAAGTGATTGCCCATCGTGGCGGCGGCACGCTGGCACCCGAAAACACCATCGCCGCCATGCAGTGCGGGCTCGATTTTGGCTATCGGGCGGTGGAGTTTGACGTGATGCTGAGCATGGATGGCGTACCAGTGTTGATGCACGACCCGCTATTTGGCCGCACCGTCAGGGGCGAGGGCGGGGTGGCGACCACCAGTGCTGCCCGTTTGCTGGAAATGGATGCCGGGAGTTGGTATTCGGAGTCCTTCATCGGCGAAAAAGTACCCAGTTATGAGCAGGTCGTGCGGTTCTGCCAGCAGCATGATATCTGGATGAATGTCGAGATCAAACCTGTACCCGGTTTTGAGCAAGAGACTGGTCGTGTGGTGGCGCAACTGACGCAAGCCTTGCATGTGGAGGGCGCGCCTGCGCCGCTGTTTTCTTCGTTTTCTTTTGAGGCTTTGGCCAGTGCCCAAAAACAAGCGCCTGAGATCGCACGCGGTCTTTTGTTCGATGAAATCCCCGCAGACTGGCTGAGTCGTTTGCAGCAGCTAGCCGCAGTGGCCTTGCACTGTAATCACAAGCACCTGAGCCCGGCTTTGGCGCAGCAGATTAAGCAGGCCGGCTATGGTTTGCTGTGTTATACGGTGAATACACCGGAGCGGGCGCTGGAAATCCGCAACTGGGGCGTCGATGCTTTTTGCACTGACAAGATCAATCTAATCCCCGCTGATTTTTAGTCGCTTGATTAAAAAAACCAAAGATATTTTTTACAGTTTGTTACTTAGAAACTGAGGTGAGCGGTCAACTAGCTTGCATCCGCCCGCGTTAAGCTGGCATGGGCCAACGCTCATTGAATAAAACAGCGTATCGTCGCCATGTTGACTTCATCTAACTCATACAGCATAGAAAGCCATTATCATGAAATCAGTCAAAATCGTGTCCGTCCTTCTCGCTACTTTGTTGGCGATTCCTGTTTTTGCCCAAACCACGGCCACTCCTAAAGTTGATCAACGTCAGGAAAATCAACAGAAACGTATTGCTGAAGGCGTCAACTCGGGTGCCTTGACAGCCAAAGAAACCAGCAATTTGGAAAAACGTGAAGCCAAGATCGAGGCCGATAAGCAAGCGGCCAAGGCGGATGGCAAAGTGACTAAGCACGAGCGACAACACCTGCAGCATGAAGAAGACAATGCCAGTAAAAAAATTCATGATAAAAAACACAATGCAAAAACCACAGGCGCAGCGCATTAATTTACTTGTATCACTTTGCTTGCTCAAATCTAGATAAAAGTAAATACTCTAGCTTGCAATCACTAGCAAAACCCGCCAGACATACGATGTCCGGCGGGTTTTGCTTTTGTGGCAGCAAAATGCAGGAAGTTATCACGTATAATCAGCAGCTAAATCCACTATTTGCACGGCTTTTGCCCTAAAAAACACTTATGAACTCGTCAGAAATCCGCGATAAATTTCTTAAATTTTTTGAATCCAAGGGACATCACATCGTCCGCTCGTCCAGTCTGATTCCAGGCAATGACCCTACGTTATTGTTCACCAACTCAGGTATGGTGCAGTTTAAAGACGTGTTTTTGGGCCAGGATAACCGTGCCTACAGCCGGGCAACCACCTCGCAGCGCTGCGTGCGCGCCGGCGGCAAACATAATGATCTGGAAAACGTTGGCTACACCGCACGTCACCACACCTTCTTTGAAATGTTGGGTAATTTCTCGTTTGGCGATTACTTTAAACGTGACGCCATCCATTTCGCTTGGGAATTGCTGACTGTTGTCTACGGTTTGCCGAAAGATAAACTGACCGTCACCGTGTATCAGGAAGATGACGAAGCCTATGCGATCTGGCAAAACGAAATCGGCGTGCCGGTAGAGCGCATTATCCGTATCGGCGATAATAAAGGCGCGCGTTACGCATCAGACAATTTCTGGCAGATGGCTGATACTGGCCCTTGCGGTCCGTGTAGCGAAATTTTTTACGATCACGGTGCCGATATCTGGGGTGGTCCGCCGGGTTCTCCAGACGAAAACGGTGACCGTTTCATCGAAATTTGGAACCTTGTGTTCATGCAGTTCAATAAGGATGAGCAGGGTGTCCTGCATCCTTTGCCTAAGCCTTGCGTCGATACTGGCATGGGTCTGGAGCGGATAGCGGCAGTCTTGCAGCATGTGCACTCCAACTATGAAATCGATATTTTCCAAAGCCTGATTAAGGGTGCTGCGCGTGAAACCGCTTGCGCTGATCTGGGCAATAACTCGCTTAAAGTGATCGCCGATCATATCCGTTGCGCCAGTTTCCTGATCGTTGACGGTATTATTCCTGGTAATGAAGGCCGTGGCTATGTACTGCGCCGCATTACCCGCCGCGCTTTGCGCCATGGCCATAAATTGGGTCAGACCAAGCCGTTTTTCTACAAACTGGTCGCTGATCTGGTACAGGAAATGGGCACTGCCTACCCTGAGCTGGCCGAGGCTGGTGAGCGCGTGGCGCAGGTCTTGAAGCAAGAAGAAGAACGCTTCGGTGAAACGCTGGAACACGGTATGAAAATACTGGAAGCGGCCTTGGCCAAAGACAGTAAAAATCTCGACGGCAATACGGCATTTTCTTTGTACGACACCTATGGTTTTCCACTGGATCTGACTGCAGATATTTGCCGTGAACGTAATGTGGTATTGGACGAAGCGGGCTTTGATGCGGCGATGGCGCATCAGAAGCAAACCGCACGTGCGGCGGGTAAGTTCAAGATGGCAGCGGCAATTGAATATAACGGCGACAAGACCAAGTTTATCGGTTACGAGCAACTCAATCACGAAAGTAAAGTCATCGCCTTGTACGTCGATGGTACAGCCGTGCAGCAGATCCATGCAGGCCAGCAAGCCATCGTGGTGCTCGATGTGACGCCGTTTTATGCTGAATCTGGTGGTCAATGCGGTGATTCTGGCGTCTTGCAAACCAGTGATCATGTCTCGTTTGAGGTGAGCGATACGCAAAAAATTCAAGCCGATGTTTTTGGTCATCATGGTGTCTTGAGTCTGGGTGTGATCGCAGTTGGCCAAAGTATTACCGCGCAAGTGGCAAGCGCAGTGCGCGCGCAAACTGTGCGTAATCACTCGGCAACCCATTTGATGCACAAGGCTTTACGTGAAGTGTTGGGTGCCCATGTGGCACAAAAAGGTTCTCTGGTTGACGTAGAAAAAACCCGTTTTGACTTTAGTCATAACGCGCCTATGACGAAGGATGAGATACGTCAGGTTGAATTAATCGTGAATCGCGAAATTTTGGCGAATGCGCCAGCGCAAGCTCAAGTCATGTCGTTCGATGACGCTGTCAAACACGGTGCGATGGCCTTGTTTGGCGAGAAATACGGCGACGAAGTGCGGGTTCTCGATATTGGTAGCTCACGCGAGTTGTGCGGTGGTACCCACGTGTCTCGCACCGGTGACATCGGTCTGTTTAAGATCGTGGCCGAAGGCGGTATCGCTGCCGGCATCCGTCGCGTTGAAGCGGTAACCGGTGAAGTTGCTTTGGGCTTGATGCAAGACCTCGATAGCCGCGTGAGTGAAGCCGCTGCGGCACTCAAGGCTCAGCCTGAAGATCTGACAACGCGGATTTTGCAGTCGCTGGAAAGCATGAAATCGCTGGAAAAAGAAGTGGCAGCCTTGAAATCGAAGCTGGCCGCCAATCAGGGTGACGCTTTGGTGGCACGTGCGCTGGATATTAAAGGCGTTAAAGTATTGGCGGCGAGCCTGGACGATGTTGACGGTACTGCATTACGCGACACCGTGCTTCGTTTGAAAGACCAGTTGAAGAGCTCCGTGATCGTGCTGGCATCGGTACAAGACGGCAAGGTAAGTCTGGTGGCTGGTGTGAGTGCTGATTGTACTTCCAAGGTAAAAGCCGGTGACCTGGTTAATTTTGTCGCTCAGCAAGTGGGTGGTAAAGGTGGCGGTCGTCCAGATATGGCACAAGCGGGCGGTACTGATCCGACTAATTTGTCAAAAGCCCTAGGCGATGTTGCAGATTGGCTGACCCAAAGGTTGTAATATTTTTTAGCGAGCGCCTATGATCTTTATTCGTCGTGCTGAACTGTCCGATGCTGCTCAAATACAGAGAGTGTATGCGAGCAGCAATACCTATGCCGGGACTTTGCAATTGCCCTATCCCAGTGTGGAGATGTGGCAAGAGCGTCTGCGGCAAGTTGACGCGAATGATCTTGTTTTGATCGCCATGTATGACGGTGTGATCGTTGGCACTGGTGGTTTGCATGTGGAAAAAAAAATACGGCGGCGCCACGCTGCCAGCATAGGCATGGGTGTAGCAGATTCTTTTACTGGACGTGGTGTCGGATCTGCCTTGCTGGTCGAATTATTGAGCCTGGCCGACAATTGGCTCAATCTGTCACGCCTGGAATTGACGGTGTTTTGTGATAACGCTGCCGCGGTTCATTTGTATGGTAAGTTTGGCTTTGAGATTGAGGGTAAGCATCGCGGTTATGCCCTGCGTAATGGCGTGTATGTCGATGCATATGCGATGGCGCGCTTTCATCCGCATCCACCGGTGGTGCCGGAGAGTGGTTTGTGACGGGGCTTGCGGCCGAATTTAAGTTTTGTCCTGTGTGCGCTGTCGCATTAATACAACGTCAGGATGAGCAAGAGGCAGGACGGCTGAGGTTGGCTTGTCCAGAAGGACATTGGACGCATTGGGATAATCCCTTGCCAGTATTGGCCGCCTTGGTCGAAATCGATGGCAAAATTTTACTGGCCCGCAACGCTGCGTGGTCAGAAAAAACCTTCGCTTTAATCACCGGTTTCATGGAACGTGATGAGACGCCTGAACAGGGTATAGCGCGCGAATTAAAAGAAGAAACCAATCTTGACGCCGAGCATATTTCCTTGATCGGTGTCTATGAGTTCATGCGCAAAAATGAGCTCATCATCGCCTATCATGTAAGAGCTTCGGGCGAAATTCAGTTGTCAGAAGAATTGTTGGAATATCGCCTGATTGCGCCTGAAAACTTGCGTCCATGGGATGCGGGTACTGGGCATGCAGTTGCGGATTGGATGCGGTCGTGCGGCTTGCAACCAGTGTATGCAGCATGGGGAAGTAATTAATTGAAGAAATTGCTCTAGTTCACTATTTAAGTGCAAAAAGTGCGTGTAACCGTTGTTAATCTCCCATGGCTGCACTTTAAATTTGTTGCGATGCACCATGCAAGTGATTTTTTCCGGTAGAATTGGTTACAAGTTGTTACCCGAGTTTGTTTTATCCTATTTTTCTTACCACTGGAAAAATCATGCAATTCAATAAAGAGTTGGACGCACGCGGTCTAAATTGTCCTCTTCCAATTTTAAAAACGAAGAAGGCACTGGCTGATATGATCACTGGCGAAGTACTGCGCGTGGTTGCCACAGATCCTGGTTCGGTTCGAGATTTTAAAGCGTTCTCAAAACAAACTGGGAATGAGCTGCTATCGCACTTGGAAAATAGCAAAGAATATGAATATTTTATTAAACGTAAATAAAATATTGTTATTAGTCGTAAATTAAGTTGAGCCAAATTCTGCTGCAATGTAGTCTTAGTCTCAATAAAGAAGCCCTCAAGGATACTTGTAGGGCTTTTTTTTATGAGTTGAAGAAATTCTTTCTCTTGAAAGATGCTTTAATCGAGTATTAGGCAGCGTACTCTACTATCAATATAGCACTAAACGAACGATCGTGCTAAATTGTGCGACTAGAGTCCAATTTCGTTTTATAATTGATTGAGTTTACGTTTACGTCAATTAGTAGTTTTAGCAATATCTGTAGCACACTCATCATTTCTGTTTAAATAATAGCTCAATAAAGGCCTAACTATGAAAGTCTTGGTTCCAGTCAAACGTGTGGTCGACTATAACGTCAAAGTCCGCGTGAAATCCGATGGCTCAGGTGTTGATATCGCCAACGTTAAAATGTCGATGAATCCTTTCGATGAAATCGCTATCGAAGAATCCATGCGCCTGAAAGAAGCTGGTGTGGTTACTGAGGTGGTTGCAGTTTCATGTGGCGTTGCACAATGCCAGGAAACTTTGCGTACTGCAATGGCCATTGGTGCTGATCGCGGCATTCTGGTCGAAACTGATGTTGAGTTGCAGCCATTGGCCGTAGCGAAATTGCTCAAGGCATTAGCCGATAAAGAGCAGCCTCAATTGATTATTCTTGGAAAGCAAGCAATTGATGATGATTGCAATCAAACCGGTCAGATGTTGGCTGCTTTGTTGGGTTGGCCACAAGCCACTTTCGCATCCAAAGTGAGCATTGCAGACGGTAAGGCGATCGTTACCCGTGAAGTTGACGGTGGTTTAGAAACTTTAAGTTTGACGCTGCCAGCAATTATTACTACCGATTTGCGTTTGAATGAGCCACGTTATGTGACTTTGCCTAACATCATGAAGGCGAAGAAAAAGCAATTGGATAACGTTAAGCCTGCGGACTTGGGCGTCGATGTAACTTCCCGCGTTAAAACTTTGAAAGTGGTTGAGCCTGCTAAGCGCTCGGCTGGTATTAAAGTGCCTGACGTCGCAACCTTGGTTGCTAAGTTGCGCAACGAAGCCAAAGTTATCGCTTAATTATTGCGGTTTAGACTTTTTAAAATCTTAAGAATAATCCCGGCAGAAGATCTAAATTTTCTGCCGACTAAGTGGAAAACATCATGACTACACTCGTCATCGCTGAACACGACAACGCTAGCCTCAAAGGCAGCACTTTTAATACCATTACAGCTGCAACTCAATGCGGTGGTGATGTTCATGTAATGGTAGCAGGCCACAATGCGGCCGCGGCTGCACAAGCGGCATCGCAAATCGCAGGCGTCAGCAAGGTTTTGCTGGCAGAAGCTGCGTATTTTGCCGATGGTCTGGCAGAAAATATTGCTGAACAAGTTTTGGCGATTGCTTCCGCTTACAGTCATATTCTGGCCCCAGCTACTGCTTACGGTAAGAACATTTTGCCGCGGGTTGCTGCCAAGCTTGATGTTTCACAAATCTCGGAAATCACTAAAGTAGATTCTCCAGATACCTTCGAGCGTCCTATCTACGCTGGCAATGCGATCGCCACCGTTCAGTCTAGCGATGCAACCAAAGTAATTACTGTTCGTAGCACTGGTTTTGATGCTGCTGCGATTGGTGGTTCTGCTGCGGTGGAAAGCATTGCCGCAGTTGCGGATGTCGGTAAATCGACGTTCGTTTCACGCGAAGTTGCAAAATCGGATCGCCCTGAATTGACGGCAGCCAAAGTCATCGTTTCTGGTGGTCGTGGTATGGGCTCTGGCGAGGCGTTTAAATTGCTTGAGCCTTTGGCTGATAAGCTCGGTGCTGCAATGGGGGCATCCCGTGCCGCAGTTGATGCTGGCTATGTGCCGAACGATTGGCAAGTTGGGCAGACAGGTAAAATCGTCGCCCCAGCTTTGTATATCGCCGTTGGTATCTCAGGCGCGATTCAGCATTTGGCCGGTATGAAAGACTCGAAAACGATCGTTGCGATAAATAAAGATCCTGAAGCGCCGATTTTCTCGGTTGCTGACTACGGCATCGTTGGCGATCTGTTTGAAATCGTGCCACAACTGATTGCTGAGCTGGGTTAATTAGAATGCGGGGTGGATATCTTCATCTACTCTGTGACACTTAAGATGTAAATAGGACAGGATAGGCAGGTTTGTCGTGTAACTGGCAGAGTAATTTTGCAGTTCCGACCGGATCCTGATTATCCTGTCCTTTATTTTTTGGAGTTTAGTATGAGTTACGTCGCCCCTTTAAAAGACATGTTGTTTGTGATTAATGAGCTGGCTGGTTTGAGTGCAGTGAATGCCTTGCCAGGCTGTGAGGATGCTACGCCAGAGACGGTAGAGGCCGTGCTGGAAGAGAATGCCAAATTTACCGGTGAAGTGGTTGCTCCACTAAATTGGGTTGGCGATCAGGCACCAAGTTACTGGAAGGATGGCCAGGTATTCACGACCAAGGGCTTTAAAGAAGCCTTTAAGATGTTTGCTGAAGCTGGGTGGCAGGGTGTGCAGCATCCTGCGGAGTTTGGCGGTCAGGGCTTGCCTAAGCTGGTGGCAACACCTTGTATAGAAATGCTGAACTCGGCAAATATCTCCTTTGCTTTGTGTCCTTTATTGAGTGATGGCGCGATCGAGGCCTTGCTGACAGCTGGTAGTGACGCGCAAAAAGAGATTTATCTGGAAAAACTGATTTCTGGTCAATGGACCGGCAGTATGAATCTAACCGAGCCGCAGGCGGGCTCTGATCTGGCGATGGTGCGTAGTCGCGCCGTCCCAGAGGGTGATGGTACATATAAGGTGTTCGGCACGAAAATTTTCATCACTTACGGCGAGCATGACATGACGGACAATATTGTTCATCTGGTTCTGGCTCGTACTCCGGATGCGCCGGAGGGTGTGAAAGGTATCTCCCTGTTTATAGTGCCGAAGTTTTTGGTCAATGCTGATGGTTCATTGGGTTCGCGCAATGATGTTCACTGCGTCTCTATTGAGCATAAGCTAGGCATTAAGGCTAGTCCTACTGCTGTCTTGCAGTTTGGTGATAATGGAGGTGCGATCGGTACTTTGGTCGGTCAGGAAAATCGTGGTCTCGAGTACATGTTCATCATGATGAACGCTGCCCGTTTTGGCGTCGGTATGCAAGGTATAGGCGTTGCCGAGCGCGCCTATCAAAAGGCAGTTGGTTATGCTAAGGATCGCGTGCAGTCACGTGATTTGGCGGGATCTGCTGGTCCGGTAACGATTATTCATCACCCTGACGTACGTCGTATGTTGATGTCTATGCGCGCTCAGGTTGAGGGTGCACGTGCTTTGGCCTATGTCGCGGCCTCATTGAGTGATACAGCTCACCATCATGCCGATGATGCGACGCGTAAGCTCAGTCAGGCTTCGTACGAGTATTTGGTGCCTATCGTCAAAGGTTGGTCAACTGAGATGTCGCTGGACGTTACCTCTACTGGCGTGCAAGTGCATGGTGGCATGGGCTTCATTGAAGAAACCGGTGCGGCTCAGCATTATCGCGATGCGAAAATCCTCACAATCTACGAAGGTACTACTGCAATTCAGGCTAATGACCTGGTTGGTCGTAAGACTGCGCGTGATGCTGGTGCCACTGCAAAAGCTTTGATTGCCCAAGTGCGTGCTACTGAGACTGAGTTGGCGAATAGCGCATCGCCTGATTTGCAGGCTATTGGACGTCAGTTGGAAGTGGGTTCTGTGGCGCTGGAAGACGTGGTTGATTTCGTTGTGACCAATTTCAAAACCGATATTAAGGCGGTATTTGCTGGTAGCGTGCCTTACCTGAAGCTGGCTGGATTGGTCTTAGGTGGTTGGCAGATGGCGCGCGCAGCCTTAATCGCAGAGGCAAAGCTGCAAGCGGATGATGGCGATGCTAGTTTTTATAAGGCTAAAATCGCCACTGCACGTTTCTTCGCGGATCATTTGTTGTCCGCTGCGCATGGTCTGCGTTCTTCTATTGTCGATGGCAGCGCTGGCGTATTGGCGATGAGTGAAGATCAGTTCTGATTAAAAAATACAGCTAGCTTAATGAAAAATGGCACAAGGAAAGTTTTTCCTTGTGCCATTTTTTTATCAGATAAGCCTAAATGCTGAGGCAAACTCAGCCGTAAGCTCCTCCAGTGTATAAAAGGTCGAAACTACGCGCCAGAACGGCGATTAGTGCCATCGCGCCTATTCCCATGGTCAATACAAGGCTAACTGCTAGCGGCCAAGTGGTGTCGCTTTGCTGACCCGACTCCGGATTGTATTTTGCATCCCATTTTTCATCAGGCATCAAGCCTATTACTAAGGCTTCAAGTAAACTGGCCAAAAACGACAGCACAAAAGCGCTCATGGTTGCCAGTAGTGGTAAATTGAAGTAGTGCTGGCTCAAAATGAGTGCTAGCGGCAAACTCGCAAGATGTAGCCAAGCCCATTTATCCTTAGTGCCGCTGAGGTAAAAACGATGTACGCCCACGCTGCCAAGTGTGGATGCTAAAAATGAGGTAATTGCCTTGTTTTTATGTTTTTTTTGCATTGAAATATTCGAAGTGAATTGCTGGCCAAGATTTAGGCGGGGCGCTAGTGAAGAATTTTATAGGATATGCAGAAGTTTTATGCAGATATTGGACGTAAATATATGTTTATAGCGATATTTTTAGGCTCTTTTTCCTAGGGGATGCGTATTTTTTAAAAAATTTTGTTTTTTTGAGAGCTTAGTTTTCTATGCTGTAGGCTTGTATGTGTGGGTATTTTGGGAGTTTAACCACCATCTCAGTTGATGCTTGATGATAGTTCTTGCAGATATTGAGCGGGGCGCGTTATAATTTACGGCTTTTTCCGTCTTTAGACATTTTTTGGAAATATTATGGTCGTTATTCGTTTGGCTCGTGGTGGTGCAAAAAAGCGCCCTTTTTACAATATCGTTGCAACTGATTCCCGTAATCGTCGTGATGGTCGTTTTATTGAACGTATCGGTTTTTACAATCCGGTAGCAACTGGCAATGCTGAGACAGTACGTGTCGCAGCTGATCGCCTGGCATACTGGCAAGGCGTAGGCGCACAATTGTCGCCAGCTGTAGCTCGTTTGGTTGCTCAGTCTAACAAAGCAGCGGCTTAATCGCTTGTCTGTGATGTTGGCTGGAGGATTAGCTGGCGCTGTGGTGAGTGCAAGTGCTCCTGAAGATTTAGTCTTAGTTGGCTATATCTCGGGGGCATTTGGTCTTCAAGGGTGGGTAAAAGTTAGACCTTATTCATCTACCGCAGACGCAGTGTTATCTGCTAAGACTTGGTGGTTAGAAAGTCCGCAGCAACCTCAATTGCGCGATATTCAACGCTTGGAATGTAAAATTCACGGCGAGGATGTGGTCGCAAGATTGAGTGGTGTCGCAGATAGAAATGCCGCTGAAGCCTTAAAAGGTACGACGGTCAAGATTTCCCGTAGTCATTTTCCGGTCTTGCCGGAAGGTGAGTTTTACTGGCTGGATCTGATTGGTTTGTCGGTCGAAAACCTACAAGACGAAAGTCTGGGCGTGGTGAGAGACTTGATGGACAACGGTGCACATCCTATTTTACGTGTCGCGCAAGCCGATGTTCCCGAAAGTGAACTGGCTAAGCACGAGCGTCTGATTCCCTTTGTCGATAATTTCGTCAAGGATGTGGATCAGGTCGCACGTAAGGTAACGGTAGACTGGGGTTTGGATTATTAGTGAATGGCTTCAAGGGCCAAGTTTTATGAAATCAGCATGCTATGCAATTTGATGTCGTAACACTGTTCCCCGAAATGTTCACTGCCCTGACTCAGTCTGGCGTAACGCGACGTGCGTTCGAGCAAAAAAAATGTGAGTTGGCCTTGTGGAATCCACGCGATTACACGACCGACAAACATCGTACCGTGGATGACAGGCCG from Undibacterium parvum includes these protein-coding regions:
- a CDS encoding electron transfer flavoprotein subunit alpha/FixB family protein, encoding MTTLVIAEHDNASLKGSTFNTITAATQCGGDVHVMVAGHNAAAAAQAASQIAGVSKVLLAEAAYFADGLAENIAEQVLAIASAYSHILAPATAYGKNILPRVAAKLDVSQISEITKVDSPDTFERPIYAGNAIATVQSSDATKVITVRSTGFDAAAIGGSAAVESIAAVADVGKSTFVSREVAKSDRPELTAAKVIVSGGRGMGSGEAFKLLEPLADKLGAAMGASRAAVDAGYVPNDWQVGQTGKIVAPALYIAVGISGAIQHLAGMKDSKTIVAINKDPEAPIFSVADYGIVGDLFEIVPQLIAELG
- a CDS encoding acyl-CoA dehydrogenase, which gives rise to MSYVAPLKDMLFVINELAGLSAVNALPGCEDATPETVEAVLEENAKFTGEVVAPLNWVGDQAPSYWKDGQVFTTKGFKEAFKMFAEAGWQGVQHPAEFGGQGLPKLVATPCIEMLNSANISFALCPLLSDGAIEALLTAGSDAQKEIYLEKLISGQWTGSMNLTEPQAGSDLAMVRSRAVPEGDGTYKVFGTKIFITYGEHDMTDNIVHLVLARTPDAPEGVKGISLFIVPKFLVNADGSLGSRNDVHCVSIEHKLGIKASPTAVLQFGDNGGAIGTLVGQENRGLEYMFIMMNAARFGVGMQGIGVAERAYQKAVGYAKDRVQSRDLAGSAGPVTIIHHPDVRRMLMSMRAQVEGARALAYVAASLSDTAHHHADDATRKLSQASYEYLVPIVKGWSTEMSLDVTSTGVQVHGGMGFIEETGAAQHYRDAKILTIYEGTTAIQANDLVGRKTARDAGATAKALIAQVRATETELANSASPDLQAIGRQLEVGSVALEDVVDFVVTNFKTDIKAVFAGSVPYLKLAGLVLGGWQMARAALIAEAKLQADDGDASFYKAKIATARFFADHLLSAAHGLRSSIVDGSAGVLAMSEDQF
- a CDS encoding NINE protein; protein product: MQKKHKNKAITSFLASTLGSVGVHRFYLSGTKDKWAWLHLASLPLALILSQHYFNLPLLATMSAFVLSFLASLLEALVIGLMPDEKWDAKYNPESGQQSDTTWPLAVSLVLTMGIGAMALIAVLARSFDLLYTGGAYG
- the rpsP gene encoding 30S ribosomal protein S16 is translated as MVVIRLARGGAKKRPFYNIVATDSRNRRDGRFIERIGFYNPVATGNAETVRVAADRLAYWQGVGAQLSPAVARLVAQSNKAAA
- the rimM gene encoding ribosome maturation factor RimM (Essential for efficient processing of 16S rRNA), with protein sequence MLAGGLAGAVVSASAPEDLVLVGYISGAFGLQGWVKVRPYSSTADAVLSAKTWWLESPQQPQLRDIQRLECKIHGEDVVARLSGVADRNAAEALKGTTVKISRSHFPVLPEGEFYWLDLIGLSVENLQDESLGVVRDLMDNGAHPILRVAQADVPESELAKHERLIPFVDNFVKDVDQVARKVTVDWGLDY